Proteins co-encoded in one Arachis hypogaea cultivar Tifrunner chromosome 13, arahy.Tifrunner.gnm2.J5K5, whole genome shotgun sequence genomic window:
- the LOC112771561 gene encoding uncharacterized protein, with product MGNGGSSCNRKKKEVFKVLLVDDGRVEAYRKAMRAGELMVEYPGHFVCDSGYLKVGHRIQGLLAHQELQGRKFYFLLPMDLLYSVLTHDELSSFNYKASRSRPTLNNFANTIFSHFFVCMCPPQPEKLRSLADAGAETDETYSKLRSWRPALETINESPSRA from the coding sequence ATGGGGAATGGGGGTAGTTCATGCAATCGGAAGAAGAAAGAGGTGTTTAAGGTGCTATTGGTGGATGACGGGAGGGTGGAGGCGTACAGAAAAGCAATGAGAGCAGGAGAGCTGATGGTTGAATACCCAGGGCACTTTGTGTGTGATTCTGGTTACCTGAAAGTAGGGCACCGCATCCAAGGCCTGCTAGCCCACCAAGAGCTTCAGGGCCGAAAATTCTACTTCCTTCTGCCAATGGACCTCCTATACTCCGTCCTCACCCACGACGAGTTGAGCTCCTTCAATTACAAGGCATCCCGATCCAGGCCAACCCTTAACAATTTCGCTAATACAATATTTAGCCACTTTTTTGTATGCATGTGTCCTCCACAGCCCGAGAAACTACGATCACTTGCTGATGCTGGTGCTGAGACTGATGAAACGTACTCGAAGCTGAGATCTTGGAGGCCCGCACTGGAGACCATTAACGAAAGTCCATCAAGAGCTTAG